One Coregonus clupeaformis isolate EN_2021a chromosome 21, ASM2061545v1, whole genome shotgun sequence DNA window includes the following coding sequences:
- the LOC121535478 gene encoding transcriptional repressor p66 alpha isoform X4: MSEEAVRQTRSQKRALGREIPPPDSEAPPTESDSKKLKLDGAETGAPDQDHESPNKPQPETTKDDKDLVKPLVKPVVQPEKVTEPELPRLTLPLVLPSQPANEQEQDPALKQSEQSLENRTERNDRSDQVRVKSEMHLDGQNRTVRSEPKVASSMMTSTEVKATIKVEVQTGEQALDMSTSRGSIKSEKRPPSLDDDDDDDDDDVIILSDNDSCSPPMNGLNHFNELDTDLLMKSRPEERDRIIKQLKEELRLEEAKLVLLKKLRQSQIQKDALQKVWTHVAKPSGLSGSAAPPSLIRGSITASKGSQQVVSGRSLGTVIPPPLVRGGQQISSKHGSHNSQIIMPPLVRGALIQSLRQQQQQQLSGSVSGGSGPPPLLLAPRANVPGSQAQRGLMQSGLIRVGNVNNASLLVNISQASTTNMKGSSITSQSGNSSVSVVNVNDSPAARQAAAKLALRKQLEKTLLEIPPPKPLAPELNFLPSAANNEFIYLVGLEDVVQNLLDSMMRAKTGMPPDKPAIKEPFTCIQCSTDFTCRWRQDKAKGGTILCADCMSSNQKKALKAEHTNRLKAAFVKALQQEQEIEQRILQQAASPVSHTPSSSSSSSSSSPSVMSQQLKQVQAQARASSLQHQHLHHHQQQNRGHSIARHHSNIKQSPQGQVSRGGVPSVGARSVSHSFSSSSSQLQSAVAAAALVSRPGKHAPVRPAAQGSKGSSSGNSSRAQATAWRKQNNINTGVTMAYVNPSLPVHKTSSTVDARQREYLLDMIPSRPISQTANTWK, translated from the exons ATGTCTGAGGAGGCTGTTCGTCAGACACGCAGCCAGAAGAGGGCGCTGGGGAGGGAAATCCCACCCCCTGATTCTGAAGCCCCTCCCACTGAGTCTGACAGCAAAAAGCTCAAACTAGACGGGGCCGAGACTGGAGCTCCGGACCAGGATCATGAGAGCCCAAATAAACCACAACCCGAAACCACAAAGGATGACAAGGACCTGGTTAAACCTCTGGTTAAGCCTGTGGTTCAGCCTGAGAAGGTAACGGAACCAGAACTACCCCGGTTAACATTACCGTTAGTGTTACCATCACAACCAGCAAATGAGCAAGAGCAGGACCCGGCCCTGAAACAATCAGAACAGAGCTTAGAGAACCGGACTGAGCGGAATGACCGCAGCGACCAGGTAAGGGTGAAGAGTGAGATGCATCTAGATGGACAGAACCGGACTGTGCGGTCAGAGCCAAAGGTGGCCAGCAGTATGATGACGTCAACGGAGGTGAAGGCTACCATTAAAGTGGAGGTCCAGACAGGAGAGCAGGCTCTGGACATGAGCACCTCTAGAGG CTCCATAAAGAGCGAGAAGCGTCCCCCGTCcctagatgatgatgatgatgatgatgatgatgatgtaatCATCCTGTCGGATAACGACTCCTGCAGTCCGCCGATGAACGGCTTGAACCACTTCAATGAGCTGGACACAGACCTACTCATG AAGAGCAGGCCAGAGGAGAGGGATCGCATCATCAAACAGTTGAAGGAGGAGCTGAGACTGGAGGAGGCCAAGCTGGTGCTGCTGAAGAAACTACGCCAGAGCCAGATACAGAAGGATGCGTTGCAGAAGGTATGGACACATGTAGCCAAG CCTTCAGGATTGTCGGGTTCTGCGGCTCCACCATCTCTGATCCGGGGATCCATCACAGCCAGTAAAGGCTCCCAGCAG GTGGTGTCAGGTAGGAGTTTGGGCAcagtcattcctcctcctctggtGAGGGGTGGGCAGCAGATCTCCTCCAAACATGGCTCCCACAACTCCCAGATCATCATGCCACCCCTGGTCAGAGGGGCACTG ATCCAGTCTCTccggcagcagcagcaacagcagctgtCAGGGTCTGTCTCAGGGGGCTCTGGCCCCCCTCCTCTGCTGCTGGCCCCCAGGGCCAACGTACCCGGCTCTCAGGCCCAGAGAGGCCTCATGCAGTCAGGCCTCATCAGGGTGGGCAACGTCAACAACGCCAGCCTGCTGGTCAACATCTCACAG GCCTCCACAACCAACATGAAGGGTTCTTCTATCACCTCCCAGTCTGGAAACAGCAGTGTGTCTGTGGTCAACGTGAACGACTCTCCTGCCGCCCGTCAGGCTGCGGCTAAGCTAGCCCTGCGTAAGCAGCTGGAGAAGACCCTTCTGGAGATTCCTCCTCCCAAACCTCTCGCCCCAGAGCTCAACTTCCTGCCCTCGGCGGCCAACAACGAGTTCATCTACCTGGTGGGTCTGGAGGACGTGGTGCAGAACCTGCTGGACTCCATGATGAGAG CTAAAACAGGTATGCCCCCGGACAAGCCTGCCATCAAAGAGCCCTTCACCTGCATCCAGTGCAGCACCGACTTTACCTGCCGCTGGAGACAGGACAAGGCCAAGGGTGGGACCATCCTCTGTGCTGACTGCATGTCCTCCAATCAGAAGAAAGCCCTGAAGGCTGAGCACACCAATAGGCTGAAGGCTGCGTTCGTCAAGGCCCTGCAGCAGGAGCAGGAGATAGAGCAGCGGATCCTCCAGCAGGCCGCCTCCCCTGTCTCtcacaccccctcctcctcttcctcctcctcatcctcttctccATCGGTGATGTCCCAGCAGCTGAAGCAGGTTCAGGCCCAGGCCAGGGCCTCGTCTCTGCAGCACCAGCACCTTCACCATCACCAGCAGCAGAACAGAGGACATAGCATCGCACGCCACCACTCCAACATAAAACAG agCCCTCAGGGCCAGGTCTCCCGTGGCGGTGTCCCGTCGGTGGGGGCGAGGAGCGTGtcccactccttctcctcctcctcctctcagctgCAGAGCGCCGTGGCTGCTGCGGCCTTGGTCAGCCGGCCAGGTAAGCATGCCCCTGTGCGCCCCGCTGCCCAGGGTTCTAAGGGCAGCTCCAGTGGGAACAGCAGCAGAGCCCAAGCCACTGCATGGAGGAAGCAGAACAACATCAACACAG gtgtgaccatggcctacGTGAACCCCAGTCTGCCAGTCCATAAGACCTCGTCCACAGTGGACGCCCGTCAGAGAGAGTACCTCCTGGACATGATCCCCTCGCGCCCCATCTCCCAGACAGCTAACACATGGAAATAA
- the LOC121535478 gene encoding transcriptional repressor p66 alpha isoform X6: protein MSEEAVRQTRSQKRALGREIPPPDSEAPPTESDSKKLKLDGAETGAPDQDHESPNKPQPETTKDDKDLVKPLVKPVVQPEKVTEPELPRLTLPLVLPSQPANEQEQDPALKQSEQSLENRTERNDRSDQVRVKSEMHLDGQNRTVRSEPKVASSMMTSTEVKATIKVEVQTGEQALDMSTSRGSIKSEKRPPSLDDDDDDDDDDVIILSDNDSCSPPMNGLNHFNELDTDLLMKSRPEERDRIIKQLKEELRLEEAKLVLLKKLRQSQIQKDALQKVWTHVAKPSGLSGSAAPPSLIRGSITASKGSQQVVSGRSLGTVIPPPLVRGGQQISSKHGSHNSQIIMPPLVRGALPIAVSPQQIQSLRQQQQQQLSGSVSGGSGPPPLLLAPRANVPGSQAQRGLMQSGLIRVGNVNNASLLVNISQASTTNMKGSSITSQSGNSSVSVVNVNDSPAARQAAAKLALRKQLEKTLLEIPPPKPLAPELNFLPSAANNEFIYLVGLEDVVQNLLDSMMRAKTGMPPDKPAIKEPFTCIQCSTDFTCRWRQDKAKGGTILCADCMSSNQKKALKAEHTNRLKAAFVKALQQEQEIEQRILQQAASPVSHTPSSSSSSSSSSPSVMSQQLKQVQAQARASSLQHQHLHHHQQQNRGHSIARHHSNIKQSPQGQVSRGGVPSVGARSVSHSFSSSSSQLQSAVAAAALVSRPGVTMAYVNPSLPVHKTSSTVDARQREYLLDMIPSRPISQTANTWK from the exons ATGTCTGAGGAGGCTGTTCGTCAGACACGCAGCCAGAAGAGGGCGCTGGGGAGGGAAATCCCACCCCCTGATTCTGAAGCCCCTCCCACTGAGTCTGACAGCAAAAAGCTCAAACTAGACGGGGCCGAGACTGGAGCTCCGGACCAGGATCATGAGAGCCCAAATAAACCACAACCCGAAACCACAAAGGATGACAAGGACCTGGTTAAACCTCTGGTTAAGCCTGTGGTTCAGCCTGAGAAGGTAACGGAACCAGAACTACCCCGGTTAACATTACCGTTAGTGTTACCATCACAACCAGCAAATGAGCAAGAGCAGGACCCGGCCCTGAAACAATCAGAACAGAGCTTAGAGAACCGGACTGAGCGGAATGACCGCAGCGACCAGGTAAGGGTGAAGAGTGAGATGCATCTAGATGGACAGAACCGGACTGTGCGGTCAGAGCCAAAGGTGGCCAGCAGTATGATGACGTCAACGGAGGTGAAGGCTACCATTAAAGTGGAGGTCCAGACAGGAGAGCAGGCTCTGGACATGAGCACCTCTAGAGG CTCCATAAAGAGCGAGAAGCGTCCCCCGTCcctagatgatgatgatgatgatgatgatgatgatgtaatCATCCTGTCGGATAACGACTCCTGCAGTCCGCCGATGAACGGCTTGAACCACTTCAATGAGCTGGACACAGACCTACTCATG AAGAGCAGGCCAGAGGAGAGGGATCGCATCATCAAACAGTTGAAGGAGGAGCTGAGACTGGAGGAGGCCAAGCTGGTGCTGCTGAAGAAACTACGCCAGAGCCAGATACAGAAGGATGCGTTGCAGAAGGTATGGACACATGTAGCCAAG CCTTCAGGATTGTCGGGTTCTGCGGCTCCACCATCTCTGATCCGGGGATCCATCACAGCCAGTAAAGGCTCCCAGCAG GTGGTGTCAGGTAGGAGTTTGGGCAcagtcattcctcctcctctggtGAGGGGTGGGCAGCAGATCTCCTCCAAACATGGCTCCCACAACTCCCAGATCATCATGCCACCCCTGGTCAGAGGGGCACTG CCAATCGCTGTGTCTCCCCAGCAGATCCAGTCTCTccggcagcagcagcaacagcagctgtCAGGGTCTGTCTCAGGGGGCTCTGGCCCCCCTCCTCTGCTGCTGGCCCCCAGGGCCAACGTACCCGGCTCTCAGGCCCAGAGAGGCCTCATGCAGTCAGGCCTCATCAGGGTGGGCAACGTCAACAACGCCAGCCTGCTGGTCAACATCTCACAG GCCTCCACAACCAACATGAAGGGTTCTTCTATCACCTCCCAGTCTGGAAACAGCAGTGTGTCTGTGGTCAACGTGAACGACTCTCCTGCCGCCCGTCAGGCTGCGGCTAAGCTAGCCCTGCGTAAGCAGCTGGAGAAGACCCTTCTGGAGATTCCTCCTCCCAAACCTCTCGCCCCAGAGCTCAACTTCCTGCCCTCGGCGGCCAACAACGAGTTCATCTACCTGGTGGGTCTGGAGGACGTGGTGCAGAACCTGCTGGACTCCATGATGAGAG CTAAAACAGGTATGCCCCCGGACAAGCCTGCCATCAAAGAGCCCTTCACCTGCATCCAGTGCAGCACCGACTTTACCTGCCGCTGGAGACAGGACAAGGCCAAGGGTGGGACCATCCTCTGTGCTGACTGCATGTCCTCCAATCAGAAGAAAGCCCTGAAGGCTGAGCACACCAATAGGCTGAAGGCTGCGTTCGTCAAGGCCCTGCAGCAGGAGCAGGAGATAGAGCAGCGGATCCTCCAGCAGGCCGCCTCCCCTGTCTCtcacaccccctcctcctcttcctcctcctcatcctcttctccATCGGTGATGTCCCAGCAGCTGAAGCAGGTTCAGGCCCAGGCCAGGGCCTCGTCTCTGCAGCACCAGCACCTTCACCATCACCAGCAGCAGAACAGAGGACATAGCATCGCACGCCACCACTCCAACATAAAACAG agCCCTCAGGGCCAGGTCTCCCGTGGCGGTGTCCCGTCGGTGGGGGCGAGGAGCGTGtcccactccttctcctcctcctcctctcagctgCAGAGCGCCGTGGCTGCTGCGGCCTTGGTCAGCCGGCCAG gtgtgaccatggcctacGTGAACCCCAGTCTGCCAGTCCATAAGACCTCGTCCACAGTGGACGCCCGTCAGAGAGAGTACCTCCTGGACATGATCCCCTCGCGCCCCATCTCCCAGACAGCTAACACATGGAAATAA
- the LOC121535478 gene encoding transcriptional repressor p66 alpha isoform X2, which yields MSEEAVRQTRSQKRALGREIPPPDSEAPPTESDSKKLKLDGAETGAPDQDHESPNKPQPETTKDDKDLVKPLVKPVVQPEKVTEPELPRLTLPLVLPSQPANEQEQDPALKQSEQSLENRTERNDRSDQVRVKSEMHLDGQNRTVRSEPKVASSMMTSTEVKATIKVEVQTGEQALDMSTSRGSIKSEKRPPSLDDDDDDDDDDVIILSDNDSCSPPMNGLNHFNELDTDLLMKSRPEERDRIIKQLKEELRLEEAKLVLLKKLRQSQIQKDALQKPSGLSGSAAPPSLIRGSITASKGSQQVVSGRSLGTVIPPPLVRGGQQISSKHGSHNSQIIMPPLVRGALPIAVSPQQIQSLRQQQQQQLSGSVSGGSGPPPLLLAPRANVPGSQAQRGLMQSGLIRVGNVNNASLLVNISQASTTNMKGSSITSQSGNSSVSVVNVNDSPAARQAAAKLALRKQLEKTLLEIPPPKPLAPELNFLPSAANNEFIYLVGLEDVVQNLLDSMMRAKTGMPPDKPAIKEPFTCIQCSTDFTCRWRQDKAKGGTILCADCMSSNQKKALKAEHTNRLKAAFVKALQQEQEIEQRILQQAASPVSHTPSSSSSSSSSSPSVMSQQLKQVQAQARASSLQHQHLHHHQQQNRGHSIARHHSNIKQSPQGQVSRGGVPSVGARSVSHSFSSSSSQLQSAVAAAALVSRPGKHAPVRPAAQGSKGSSSGNSSRAQATAWRKQNNINTGVTMAYVNPSLPVHKTSSTVDARQREYLLDMIPSRPISQTANTWK from the exons ATGTCTGAGGAGGCTGTTCGTCAGACACGCAGCCAGAAGAGGGCGCTGGGGAGGGAAATCCCACCCCCTGATTCTGAAGCCCCTCCCACTGAGTCTGACAGCAAAAAGCTCAAACTAGACGGGGCCGAGACTGGAGCTCCGGACCAGGATCATGAGAGCCCAAATAAACCACAACCCGAAACCACAAAGGATGACAAGGACCTGGTTAAACCTCTGGTTAAGCCTGTGGTTCAGCCTGAGAAGGTAACGGAACCAGAACTACCCCGGTTAACATTACCGTTAGTGTTACCATCACAACCAGCAAATGAGCAAGAGCAGGACCCGGCCCTGAAACAATCAGAACAGAGCTTAGAGAACCGGACTGAGCGGAATGACCGCAGCGACCAGGTAAGGGTGAAGAGTGAGATGCATCTAGATGGACAGAACCGGACTGTGCGGTCAGAGCCAAAGGTGGCCAGCAGTATGATGACGTCAACGGAGGTGAAGGCTACCATTAAAGTGGAGGTCCAGACAGGAGAGCAGGCTCTGGACATGAGCACCTCTAGAGG CTCCATAAAGAGCGAGAAGCGTCCCCCGTCcctagatgatgatgatgatgatgatgatgatgatgtaatCATCCTGTCGGATAACGACTCCTGCAGTCCGCCGATGAACGGCTTGAACCACTTCAATGAGCTGGACACAGACCTACTCATG AAGAGCAGGCCAGAGGAGAGGGATCGCATCATCAAACAGTTGAAGGAGGAGCTGAGACTGGAGGAGGCCAAGCTGGTGCTGCTGAAGAAACTACGCCAGAGCCAGATACAGAAGGATGCGTTGCAGAAG CCTTCAGGATTGTCGGGTTCTGCGGCTCCACCATCTCTGATCCGGGGATCCATCACAGCCAGTAAAGGCTCCCAGCAG GTGGTGTCAGGTAGGAGTTTGGGCAcagtcattcctcctcctctggtGAGGGGTGGGCAGCAGATCTCCTCCAAACATGGCTCCCACAACTCCCAGATCATCATGCCACCCCTGGTCAGAGGGGCACTG CCAATCGCTGTGTCTCCCCAGCAGATCCAGTCTCTccggcagcagcagcaacagcagctgtCAGGGTCTGTCTCAGGGGGCTCTGGCCCCCCTCCTCTGCTGCTGGCCCCCAGGGCCAACGTACCCGGCTCTCAGGCCCAGAGAGGCCTCATGCAGTCAGGCCTCATCAGGGTGGGCAACGTCAACAACGCCAGCCTGCTGGTCAACATCTCACAG GCCTCCACAACCAACATGAAGGGTTCTTCTATCACCTCCCAGTCTGGAAACAGCAGTGTGTCTGTGGTCAACGTGAACGACTCTCCTGCCGCCCGTCAGGCTGCGGCTAAGCTAGCCCTGCGTAAGCAGCTGGAGAAGACCCTTCTGGAGATTCCTCCTCCCAAACCTCTCGCCCCAGAGCTCAACTTCCTGCCCTCGGCGGCCAACAACGAGTTCATCTACCTGGTGGGTCTGGAGGACGTGGTGCAGAACCTGCTGGACTCCATGATGAGAG CTAAAACAGGTATGCCCCCGGACAAGCCTGCCATCAAAGAGCCCTTCACCTGCATCCAGTGCAGCACCGACTTTACCTGCCGCTGGAGACAGGACAAGGCCAAGGGTGGGACCATCCTCTGTGCTGACTGCATGTCCTCCAATCAGAAGAAAGCCCTGAAGGCTGAGCACACCAATAGGCTGAAGGCTGCGTTCGTCAAGGCCCTGCAGCAGGAGCAGGAGATAGAGCAGCGGATCCTCCAGCAGGCCGCCTCCCCTGTCTCtcacaccccctcctcctcttcctcctcctcatcctcttctccATCGGTGATGTCCCAGCAGCTGAAGCAGGTTCAGGCCCAGGCCAGGGCCTCGTCTCTGCAGCACCAGCACCTTCACCATCACCAGCAGCAGAACAGAGGACATAGCATCGCACGCCACCACTCCAACATAAAACAG agCCCTCAGGGCCAGGTCTCCCGTGGCGGTGTCCCGTCGGTGGGGGCGAGGAGCGTGtcccactccttctcctcctcctcctctcagctgCAGAGCGCCGTGGCTGCTGCGGCCTTGGTCAGCCGGCCAGGTAAGCATGCCCCTGTGCGCCCCGCTGCCCAGGGTTCTAAGGGCAGCTCCAGTGGGAACAGCAGCAGAGCCCAAGCCACTGCATGGAGGAAGCAGAACAACATCAACACAG gtgtgaccatggcctacGTGAACCCCAGTCTGCCAGTCCATAAGACCTCGTCCACAGTGGACGCCCGTCAGAGAGAGTACCTCCTGGACATGATCCCCTCGCGCCCCATCTCCCAGACAGCTAACACATGGAAATAA
- the LOC121535478 gene encoding transcriptional repressor p66 alpha isoform X5, whose amino-acid sequence MSEEAVRQTRSQKRALGREIPPPDSEAPPTESDSKKLKLDGAETGAPDQDHESPNKPQPETTKDDKDLVKPLVKPVVQPEKVTEPELPRLTLPLVLPSQPANEQEQDPALKQSEQSLENRTERNDRSDQVRVKSEMHLDGQNRTVRSEPKVASSMMTSTEVKATIKVEVQTGEQALDMSTSRGSIKSEKRPPSLDDDDDDDDDDVIILSDNDSCSPPMNGLNHFNELDTDLLMKSRPEERDRIIKQLKEELRLEEAKLVLLKKLRQSQIQKDALQKPSGLSGSAAPPSLIRGSITASKGSQQVVSGRSLGTVIPPPLVRGGQQISSKHGSHNSQIIMPPLVRGALQIQSLRQQQQQQLSGSVSGGSGPPPLLLAPRANVPGSQAQRGLMQSGLIRVGNVNNASLLVNISQASTTNMKGSSITSQSGNSSVSVVNVNDSPAARQAAAKLALRKQLEKTLLEIPPPKPLAPELNFLPSAANNEFIYLVGLEDVVQNLLDSMMRAKTGMPPDKPAIKEPFTCIQCSTDFTCRWRQDKAKGGTILCADCMSSNQKKALKAEHTNRLKAAFVKALQQEQEIEQRILQQAASPVSHTPSSSSSSSSSSPSVMSQQLKQVQAQARASSLQHQHLHHHQQQNRGHSIARHHSNIKQSPQGQVSRGGVPSVGARSVSHSFSSSSSQLQSAVAAAALVSRPGKHAPVRPAAQGSKGSSSGNSSRAQATAWRKQNNINTGVTMAYVNPSLPVHKTSSTVDARQREYLLDMIPSRPISQTANTWK is encoded by the exons ATGTCTGAGGAGGCTGTTCGTCAGACACGCAGCCAGAAGAGGGCGCTGGGGAGGGAAATCCCACCCCCTGATTCTGAAGCCCCTCCCACTGAGTCTGACAGCAAAAAGCTCAAACTAGACGGGGCCGAGACTGGAGCTCCGGACCAGGATCATGAGAGCCCAAATAAACCACAACCCGAAACCACAAAGGATGACAAGGACCTGGTTAAACCTCTGGTTAAGCCTGTGGTTCAGCCTGAGAAGGTAACGGAACCAGAACTACCCCGGTTAACATTACCGTTAGTGTTACCATCACAACCAGCAAATGAGCAAGAGCAGGACCCGGCCCTGAAACAATCAGAACAGAGCTTAGAGAACCGGACTGAGCGGAATGACCGCAGCGACCAGGTAAGGGTGAAGAGTGAGATGCATCTAGATGGACAGAACCGGACTGTGCGGTCAGAGCCAAAGGTGGCCAGCAGTATGATGACGTCAACGGAGGTGAAGGCTACCATTAAAGTGGAGGTCCAGACAGGAGAGCAGGCTCTGGACATGAGCACCTCTAGAGG CTCCATAAAGAGCGAGAAGCGTCCCCCGTCcctagatgatgatgatgatgatgatgatgatgatgtaatCATCCTGTCGGATAACGACTCCTGCAGTCCGCCGATGAACGGCTTGAACCACTTCAATGAGCTGGACACAGACCTACTCATG AAGAGCAGGCCAGAGGAGAGGGATCGCATCATCAAACAGTTGAAGGAGGAGCTGAGACTGGAGGAGGCCAAGCTGGTGCTGCTGAAGAAACTACGCCAGAGCCAGATACAGAAGGATGCGTTGCAGAAG CCTTCAGGATTGTCGGGTTCTGCGGCTCCACCATCTCTGATCCGGGGATCCATCACAGCCAGTAAAGGCTCCCAGCAG GTGGTGTCAGGTAGGAGTTTGGGCAcagtcattcctcctcctctggtGAGGGGTGGGCAGCAGATCTCCTCCAAACATGGCTCCCACAACTCCCAGATCATCATGCCACCCCTGGTCAGAGGGGCACTG CAGATCCAGTCTCTccggcagcagcagcaacagcagctgtCAGGGTCTGTCTCAGGGGGCTCTGGCCCCCCTCCTCTGCTGCTGGCCCCCAGGGCCAACGTACCCGGCTCTCAGGCCCAGAGAGGCCTCATGCAGTCAGGCCTCATCAGGGTGGGCAACGTCAACAACGCCAGCCTGCTGGTCAACATCTCACAG GCCTCCACAACCAACATGAAGGGTTCTTCTATCACCTCCCAGTCTGGAAACAGCAGTGTGTCTGTGGTCAACGTGAACGACTCTCCTGCCGCCCGTCAGGCTGCGGCTAAGCTAGCCCTGCGTAAGCAGCTGGAGAAGACCCTTCTGGAGATTCCTCCTCCCAAACCTCTCGCCCCAGAGCTCAACTTCCTGCCCTCGGCGGCCAACAACGAGTTCATCTACCTGGTGGGTCTGGAGGACGTGGTGCAGAACCTGCTGGACTCCATGATGAGAG CTAAAACAGGTATGCCCCCGGACAAGCCTGCCATCAAAGAGCCCTTCACCTGCATCCAGTGCAGCACCGACTTTACCTGCCGCTGGAGACAGGACAAGGCCAAGGGTGGGACCATCCTCTGTGCTGACTGCATGTCCTCCAATCAGAAGAAAGCCCTGAAGGCTGAGCACACCAATAGGCTGAAGGCTGCGTTCGTCAAGGCCCTGCAGCAGGAGCAGGAGATAGAGCAGCGGATCCTCCAGCAGGCCGCCTCCCCTGTCTCtcacaccccctcctcctcttcctcctcctcatcctcttctccATCGGTGATGTCCCAGCAGCTGAAGCAGGTTCAGGCCCAGGCCAGGGCCTCGTCTCTGCAGCACCAGCACCTTCACCATCACCAGCAGCAGAACAGAGGACATAGCATCGCACGCCACCACTCCAACATAAAACAG agCCCTCAGGGCCAGGTCTCCCGTGGCGGTGTCCCGTCGGTGGGGGCGAGGAGCGTGtcccactccttctcctcctcctcctctcagctgCAGAGCGCCGTGGCTGCTGCGGCCTTGGTCAGCCGGCCAGGTAAGCATGCCCCTGTGCGCCCCGCTGCCCAGGGTTCTAAGGGCAGCTCCAGTGGGAACAGCAGCAGAGCCCAAGCCACTGCATGGAGGAAGCAGAACAACATCAACACAG gtgtgaccatggcctacGTGAACCCCAGTCTGCCAGTCCATAAGACCTCGTCCACAGTGGACGCCCGTCAGAGAGAGTACCTCCTGGACATGATCCCCTCGCGCCCCATCTCCCAGACAGCTAACACATGGAAATAA